Proteins from a single region of Bacteroidota bacterium:
- a CDS encoding rhomboid family intramembrane serine protease, producing MALFSYVNINSRNNQPRLEPDEEKRLLFVSIFVPAVLVALMWIVKLFEVVTEIDLATYGVLPKHISGLKGILFSPFIHGDWQHLLSNTFPFMILGFLMLFNYRKVAYKAFLFIYLGGGLLLWATGRENYHIGASGIVYGMAFFLFFSGVFRKNIQAIALSLFIVFLYGSIVWGVLPMDLTISWEGHLMGALCGSISAFYFRKVDLPEPIILEDDEDDDDNEDAETAFNALAGPEFKYDYITNRDQLK from the coding sequence ATGGCACTTTTTTCGTACGTAAACATCAATTCGAGAAACAATCAGCCCCGACTGGAGCCTGATGAGGAAAAACGATTACTTTTTGTAAGCATTTTTGTTCCTGCTGTTTTAGTAGCCCTAATGTGGATAGTAAAATTGTTTGAAGTTGTTACTGAAATCGACTTGGCGACCTACGGTGTTTTGCCTAAACATATTTCCGGATTAAAAGGTATTTTATTTTCACCTTTTATTCACGGCGACTGGCAACATTTATTATCCAATACTTTTCCGTTTATGATTTTAGGATTTTTAATGTTGTTTAATTATCGTAAAGTCGCTTACAAAGCATTTTTATTTATTTATTTAGGTGGCGGATTATTATTATGGGCTACAGGTCGTGAAAATTATCATATCGGTGCAAGCGGAATAGTTTACGGTATGGCATTTTTTTTATTTTTTAGTGGTGTATTTCGAAAAAATATTCAGGCAATTGCCCTTTCGTTATTTATTGTTTTTTTATATGGCAGTATTGTTTGGGGTGTTTTACCGATGGACCTCACCATCTCCTGGGAAGGCCACCTAATGGGGGCTTTATGCGGAAGTATCAGCGCATTTTATTTTAGAAAAGTAGATTTGCCCGAACCGATTATTTTGGAAGATGATGAAGATGATGACGACAATGAAGATGCTGAAACTGCGTTTAATGCATTAGCCGGACCGGAATTTAAATATGATTATATTACCAATCGCGATCAATTAAAATGA
- a CDS encoding FAD-binding oxidoreductase encodes MIDFLIVGGGIAGINFAWQAEKQQHSYHLIDPFLFNSSTAVAAGLINPVTGRKFATQWNMETLIPLAEQTYAELENFTGTKFFYRHPIIKIHKNESIVEEWIKIQSSTSISPYINVSPNLSKYARYLDFRYGAIGVSPGFRLNTAELITAFKNRVAEKIINGNFDYNALKISANNFIYNNQLYKNIVFCEGVATQQNPWFNFIAFKPAKGECLIIEIPNFETNEIIIKGIILIPLGNNKFWVGATNTWNDLSNTPTEAGRTELETGLQQLLKLPYTLLAHKAAVRPSIRDRTPVVGQHPEIANMYVLNGLGTKGTSLAPYYAKQLFEHIINGSAINKEVAVNRF; translated from the coding sequence GTGATTGATTTTCTAATTGTTGGCGGCGGAATTGCCGGAATAAATTTTGCCTGGCAGGCAGAAAAGCAGCAACATTCCTATCATTTAATAGACCCGTTTTTATTTAACAGTTCAACTGCTGTCGCAGCCGGTTTAATTAATCCGGTAACAGGTAGAAAATTTGCCACGCAATGGAATATGGAAACATTAATTCCCCTCGCTGAACAAACATATGCTGAATTGGAAAATTTTACCGGTACGAAATTCTTTTACCGACATCCAATTATTAAAATTCATAAAAATGAATCCATAGTTGAAGAATGGATTAAAATTCAATCATCAACCAGCATTTCACCTTATATTAATGTTTCACCTAACCTGTCAAAATACGCACGGTATCTGGATTTCCGCTATGGTGCCATTGGCGTTTCACCGGGATTTCGTTTGAATACCGCCGAATTAATTACGGCATTTAAAAACCGCGTTGCAGAAAAAATAATTAATGGAAATTTTGATTATAATGCATTAAAAATAAGTGCAAACAATTTTATTTATAATAACCAGTTATATAAAAATATCGTTTTTTGTGAAGGTGTTGCTACACAACAAAATCCATGGTTTAATTTTATTGCATTTAAACCTGCAAAAGGTGAATGTTTAATAATTGAAATTCCCAATTTTGAAACAAATGAAATCATAATTAAAGGAATAATTTTAATCCCTTTAGGTAACAATAAATTTTGGGTCGGTGCTACTAATACCTGGAACGATTTATCGAATACACCAACTGAAGCAGGAAGAACTGAATTAGAAACCGGCCTTCAACAATTACTTAAATTGCCCTATACCCTTTTAGCACACAAAGCTGCAGTCCGCCCCTCAATTCGCGACAGAACGCCTGTTGTTGGGCAACATCCTGAAATAGCGAATATGTATGTCCTGAACGGCCTGGGAACCAAGGGCACTTCGCTTGCGCCATATTATGCCAAACAGTTGTTTGAGCACATTATTAATGGTTCTGCCATAAACAAAGAAGTAGCCGTTAACAGATTTTAG
- the udk gene encoding uridine kinase: MIVIGIGGGSGSGKTTFVNRLVNSLSPDSVALISQDAYYKHNPNIPEAERKLMNYDHPDAIEWELLCNHIITLQSGTPVQQPVYSMLNCLRSSETKKIAPNKVLIVEGILILTQPEIRDLMSIKIFIDADADHRLMRVVKRDMEERGRDVEQVMTRYLNTVRPMHEQFIEPSKKFADIIVPVGGDNHVAIDLLSQYIAKQLIYSD; this comes from the coding sequence ATGATTGTAATAGGCATAGGTGGTGGTTCAGGTTCCGGAAAAACAACATTTGTCAACCGGTTGGTAAATAGCTTGTCACCCGACTCGGTTGCGCTGATATCTCAGGATGCCTACTACAAACATAATCCAAACATACCTGAAGCTGAGCGCAAATTGATGAATTACGATCATCCTGATGCTATTGAATGGGAATTATTATGTAATCATATTATAACACTTCAAAGTGGAACGCCTGTTCAGCAACCTGTTTACAGTATGCTGAATTGTTTAAGGTCATCAGAAACAAAAAAAATTGCACCAAATAAGGTGTTGATTGTAGAAGGAATTCTTATTTTGACGCAACCTGAGATACGTGATTTAATGTCTATTAAAATATTTATTGATGCTGATGCCGATCACCGTTTAATGCGCGTGGTAAAACGCGACATGGAAGAACGTGGCCGGGATGTGGAGCAGGTAATGACGCGATATTTAAATACGGTTCGCCCCATGCATGAACAATTTATTGAACCTTCAAAAAAATTTGCTGATATCATTGTTCCGGTGGGAGGTGATAATCATGTTGCCATAGATTTACTGAGTCAGTACATTGCAAAACAATTAATTTATTCCGACTAA
- a CDS encoding outer membrane beta-barrel protein — protein MKKTSLIFALIFPLSLFAQRYPTGKGTFRTGGGGNYSQSDKGEYTVYKLQVTPRLGYFLTDEIMLGFQMNYIMTLDTNFTSAMKFTPQFKYFYTLNPHWFLIGNVEFGVDRTTVFADPKTITDHSSVSFGPGVSYFFTRRIGFEVNFMYQAYINPDDSYTNRFLAEGGVVFNLLNKAERDKLLRKSKGVKYDENDDD, from the coding sequence ATGAAAAAAACAAGTCTCATTTTTGCACTCATCTTCCCGCTGAGTTTATTTGCACAAAGGTATCCGACAGGTAAGGGCACTTTCCGAACAGGGGGAGGTGGTAATTACAGTCAATCTGACAAAGGCGAATACACGGTTTACAAATTACAAGTTACACCGCGTTTGGGTTATTTTTTAACGGATGAAATAATGTTGGGGTTCCAAATGAACTACATCATGACACTGGATACCAATTTTACTTCTGCAATGAAATTCACACCACAGTTTAAATATTTTTATACCTTAAATCCGCATTGGTTTTTAATTGGTAATGTGGAATTTGGAGTTGATCGCACAACAGTTTTTGCAGACCCAAAAACAATTACCGATCATTCAAGTGTATCGTTTGGCCCGGGTGTATCTTATTTTTTTACAAGAAGAATCGGCTTTGAGGTAAACTTTATGTATCAGGCTTATATCAACCCTGATGATAGTTATACCAACCGGTTTTTAGCAGAAGGCGGGGTTGTATTTAATTTATTAAATAAAGCTGAACGCGATAAATTATTGCGTAAATCTAAAGGTGTTAAATATGATGAAAACGATGACGATTAA
- a CDS encoding vanadium-dependent haloperoxidase: protein MRFKHLSVVLLTGVILFASGCGGSSKGGANPLYSDASTPSSEIDAKFLLEWWDALFAFVSSERLSPPDAARMYSYIAVGMYEAQIAGTPDYLTLEGQLADLKGLPRPEKGQVYDWQTCVTETMYLVQDGMLARYFPAGVSTLNKLYDKQIESRKAAGIPDEVLERSKAFGEELADAILEWSETDNYVNTRYMQYKSPAREGHPGYWTPTDFNQTPLEPFWGTHKTFFVKDGAQCDIDKAPAYNGIGDSTSELYIQAKKVWNVDKTLTEEQRTIAQYWADDPSETSTPPGHWMEILGNFVQSENMKLDRACELYALVTTSMNDACITVWHTKYRVNLVRPKTIIQENFDPQWEPYVETPPFAGYTSGHSGFSGAAATILTSRIGDNLAFIDSSNVEIGLLPRSFKSFNDAAQEAAYSRMYGGIHFDCDINDGLEQGKCVGNYYLENIKTTAGDKKSKGEAKKPE, encoded by the coding sequence ATGAGATTCAAACACTTATCTGTTGTATTACTTACAGGCGTTATTCTCTTTGCGTCAGGATGCGGAGGCTCATCCAAAGGCGGAGCAAACCCTTTATACAGTGATGCTTCAACCCCATCAAGCGAAATTGATGCCAAATTCCTACTTGAATGGTGGGATGCCCTTTTTGCTTTTGTTAGCAGCGAACGTTTATCACCGCCTGATGCAGCACGTATGTATTCTTACATAGCCGTAGGGATGTACGAAGCGCAAATTGCCGGAACACCTGATTATTTAACGCTTGAAGGTCAGTTAGCTGACTTAAAAGGTTTACCTCGTCCTGAAAAGGGTCAGGTATACGACTGGCAAACATGCGTAACTGAAACCATGTATTTGGTTCAGGATGGTATGTTGGCGCGTTATTTCCCTGCAGGGGTAAGTACATTAAACAAATTGTACGACAAACAAATTGAATCTCGTAAAGCTGCCGGTATTCCTGATGAAGTGTTGGAACGCTCAAAAGCTTTCGGTGAAGAATTAGCTGATGCTATTCTTGAATGGAGCGAAACTGACAATTATGTAAATACCCGATACATGCAGTATAAATCACCTGCACGTGAAGGTCATCCTGGTTACTGGACACCAACTGATTTTAACCAGACTCCGCTTGAACCATTTTGGGGAACACACAAAACATTTTTCGTAAAAGACGGTGCACAATGTGATATTGATAAAGCTCCGGCTTACAATGGCATAGGTGATAGTACCAGTGAATTATATATTCAAGCTAAAAAAGTTTGGAATGTAGATAAAACTTTAACTGAAGAACAAAGAACAATTGCTCAATATTGGGCTGATGATCCAAGTGAAACTTCAACTCCTCCGGGCCACTGGATGGAAATTTTAGGCAACTTCGTACAGTCTGAAAACATGAAACTTGACCGTGCATGTGAATTATATGCATTGGTTACAACTTCTATGAATGATGCTTGTATTACCGTTTGGCACACTAAATATCGTGTTAACCTGGTTCGCCCTAAAACAATTATTCAGGAAAACTTCGACCCTCAATGGGAGCCTTATGTTGAAACACCTCCATTTGCAGGTTATACATCAGGTCACTCAGGATTCAGCGGCGCTGCTGCTACCATTTTAACATCAAGAATTGGCGATAACCTTGCGTTTATCGATAGTTCAAACGTTGAGATTGGTCTTTTACCAAGAAGTTTTAAATCATTCAACGATGCTGCACAAGAAGCTGCATATAGCCGTATGTATGGTGGTATCCACTTCGATTGCGATATTAACGATGGTTTAGAGCAAGGTAAATGTGTAGGTAACTACTACCTGGAAAATATTAAAACAACTGCCGGCGATAAAAAGTCGAAAGGCGAAGCTAAAAAACCTGAATAA
- a CDS encoding alkane 1-monooxygenase translates to MQPSKVFKYLAGYSIPLTAFLSIYLHGPYSFLTPVFAFGFLPFIELIIPVNKKNLSVVEEELAKNDKIYDWILYLHVPVQYGILSYFLYTITNVQLAGYEIAGLILSMGTCCGVIGINVAHELGHRKAKSAQFLAKMLLLTSLYMHFIIEHNKGHHKNVSTEADPSSARLNEPLYLFYFRTIFGTMRSAWEIQLKELHQDKKSFFSLQNEMLIFQFVQILFLILIFFIFNLKALICFIPAAFVGILLLEAVNYIEHYGLRRNKTANNMYERVQPWHSWNSDHVIGRVVLYELTRHSDHHYSASRKYQILRHSDEAPQLPAGYPAMILLALIPPVYFKIMNPMISKIQQQ, encoded by the coding sequence ATGCAGCCGTCTAAAGTCTTTAAATACCTTGCGGGTTATAGTATTCCCTTAACGGCTTTTTTGTCGATTTATCTACATGGACCATATTCATTTTTGACACCGGTATTTGCATTTGGATTTTTACCTTTTATTGAATTAATAATTCCGGTAAATAAAAAGAACTTAAGTGTTGTTGAAGAGGAGTTGGCAAAAAATGATAAAATATATGACTGGATTTTATACTTACACGTGCCTGTGCAATATGGTATTTTAAGTTACTTTCTATATACAATTACTAATGTTCAGCTTGCAGGATATGAAATTGCAGGATTAATTTTAAGTATGGGCACTTGCTGTGGTGTTATAGGTATTAATGTTGCACACGAACTTGGACACCGCAAGGCGAAATCTGCGCAATTTTTAGCTAAAATGTTATTACTTACCTCGCTATATATGCATTTTATTATTGAGCATAATAAAGGTCATCATAAAAATGTTTCTACCGAAGCGGATCCTTCTTCAGCTAGGTTAAACGAACCTCTTTATTTATTTTATTTCCGCACCATATTCGGTACAATGCGTTCTGCATGGGAAATACAGCTAAAGGAATTACATCAGGATAAAAAATCTTTTTTTAGTTTGCAAAATGAAATGCTGATTTTTCAATTTGTACAAATTTTATTTTTAATACTTATATTTTTCATTTTTAATTTAAAGGCGTTAATTTGTTTTATTCCTGCAGCGTTTGTTGGTATTTTATTATTGGAAGCTGTAAATTACATTGAACACTACGGATTGCGAAGAAATAAAACCGCCAACAATATGTATGAGCGTGTGCAACCCTGGCATAGTTGGAACTCTGATCATGTAATTGGAAGGGTGGTATTATATGAATTAACGCGGCACTCTGACCATCATTATTCGGCATCTCGTAAATATCAAATTTTGCGACACAGTGATGAAGCACCTCAGTTGCCGGCCGGTTATCCTGCAATGATTTTATTAGCATTAATTCCGCCGGTATATTTCAAAATTATGAATCCAATGATTTCTAAAATTCAACAACAATAA
- a CDS encoding thioredoxin family protein, with the protein MTINHLLTDAVLQHAEEHALSFTAFYNLTAEMVADNNTTGPVKSEERIQATKLNLQRLNRLNKTVQLLPIWNDVDTSLIANFEWMLITETWCGDGAQIAPVIHKIAEKLQIPLKLVLRDENIELIDRYLFRGTRSIPKLICLDANTGEELGSWGPRPAEAQKIVDDAKLNNIPHDDYVLALQNWYNQNKTVSLQNELFSFVNDCLR; encoded by the coding sequence ATGACCATTAATCATTTGCTTACAGATGCTGTTTTACAGCACGCGGAGGAACATGCATTGAGTTTTACAGCTTTTTACAATCTTACAGCCGAAATGGTTGCAGATAACAATACTACTGGTCCGGTAAAAAGTGAGGAAAGGATTCAGGCAACTAAACTCAATTTACAACGCCTAAACCGATTAAACAAAACGGTTCAGTTACTGCCAATATGGAATGATGTAGATACTAGCCTGATTGCTAATTTTGAGTGGATGCTGATTACAGAAACCTGGTGTGGCGACGGCGCCCAAATAGCACCTGTAATTCATAAAATTGCCGAAAAACTGCAAATACCCCTAAAACTGGTATTACGCGATGAAAATATCGAATTAATTGACAGATACTTGTTCAGAGGTACACGGTCAATTCCCAAATTAATATGTCTGGACGCCAATACAGGCGAAGAATTAGGCAGTTGGGGTCCTCGTCCGGCTGAAGCACAAAAAATTGTAGACGATGCCAAATTGAATAATATACCACACGACGACTATGTACTTGCCCTTCAAAATTGGTATAACCAGAATAAAACAGTTAGTTTGCAAAACGAACTATTTTCGTTTGTAAACGATTGTTTGAGGTAA
- a CDS encoding DNA polymerase III subunit epsilon, which yields MYAIVDIETTGTNAGYNCITEVAIYVHNGEKVVDEWHSLINPNTEIPPFITQMTGITNEMVADAPEFKDVADEIFSMLHDKIFVAHNAGFDYGFLKSHLMDSGYDLKSKKICTVRLSRKIFPGFKSYSLGRLSESLGVSIKNRHRAQGDALATAEIFTMLLKNDNGNHINTALKRNSKEQHLPPNMDKAVLEQLPEACGVYYFHDKAGKIIYVGKAINIRSRIFGHFTYADYHGKENDLRNSVFDITYELTGNELIALLLESEEIKRKFPKFNNAQKQWDRNYCIFKYTDQKGYIHLAIERYNVKKEVLKVFSDFLSARNYLNEKMHAYQLCAKYCHLQKVTKACYNYELGICLGACVHQEAVESYNSRIADAIQSFSDDGHSYFLIGKGRMENEQSVIYVNKGHYLGFGFFEASWYNGEPDSLIDTIKWRPDTPDVQRILSGFITRHAVNQGFTMIQKP from the coding sequence ATGTATGCCATTGTAGATATAGAAACAACCGGAACCAACGCCGGATACAATTGTATTACAGAAGTCGCCATTTATGTCCATAATGGCGAAAAGGTTGTGGATGAATGGCATTCACTTATTAACCCAAATACCGAAATCCCGCCTTTTATTACGCAAATGACCGGTATTACCAACGAAATGGTAGCTGATGCACCGGAATTTAAAGATGTAGCCGATGAAATTTTCAGTATGCTGCATGATAAAATTTTTGTAGCTCATAACGCAGGATTTGATTATGGTTTTTTAAAATCACATTTAATGGATTCGGGGTATGATTTAAAAAGTAAAAAAATATGCACCGTTCGTTTAAGCAGGAAAATTTTTCCGGGCTTTAAAAGTTATAGTTTGGGGAGATTAAGTGAGTCGCTGGGGGTGTCAATAAAAAATAGGCATCGTGCGCAGGGTGATGCACTGGCAACTGCCGAAATATTTACGATGCTGCTTAAAAACGATAACGGCAACCATATCAATACTGCATTAAAACGCAATTCAAAAGAGCAACATTTACCGCCGAATATGGACAAGGCTGTGTTGGAGCAATTGCCTGAAGCCTGCGGTGTATATTATTTCCACGATAAAGCCGGAAAAATAATTTATGTAGGAAAAGCAATAAATATCCGCAGTCGCATTTTTGGCCATTTTACGTATGCTGACTATCATGGTAAAGAAAATGATTTGCGTAATTCTGTATTTGATATTACTTATGAACTTACCGGAAATGAATTAATTGCCTTATTGCTGGAAAGTGAAGAAATTAAACGAAAGTTTCCTAAATTTAATAATGCACAAAAGCAATGGGACCGCAATTATTGTATTTTTAAATACACTGACCAAAAGGGTTATATTCACCTTGCGATAGAGCGATATAATGTAAAAAAAGAAGTGCTTAAAGTTTTTTCTGATTTTTTATCGGCCAGAAATTATCTGAACGAAAAAATGCATGCTTATCAGTTATGCGCAAAATATTGCCATCTGCAAAAAGTAACTAAAGCATGTTATAATTATGAACTCGGAATTTGTTTAGGTGCCTGTGTTCATCAGGAGGCTGTTGAAAGTTATAATTCCCGAATAGCGGATGCCATACAATCATTTAGTGATGATGGACATTCCTATTTTTTAATTGGAAAGGGACGCATGGAAAACGAACAGAGCGTGATTTATGTAAACAAAGGGCATTATCTTGGTTTCGGCTTTTTTGAAGCTTCCTGGTATAATGGCGAACCGGATTCATTGATAGATACCATAAAATGGAGGCCGGATACACCTGATGTGCAACGAATTCTCTCAGGGTTTATTACACGACATGCTGTAAATCAAGGTTTTACAATGATTCAAAAGCCATAA
- the mnmD gene encoding tRNA (5-methylaminomethyl-2-thiouridine)(34)-methyltransferase MnmD, giving the protein MKREIIITGDGSPTIFVPELDEHYHSIHGAFNESMHVFIHAGLAYRLEQKKSIHVLEIGLGTGSNFLLTLDFIQSLPVQVTYDALEPFPITNEIITTLGGSITAFKCSKETFEQIHKAEAGKPVTLSTKLSFTRLQETLQNVQLNKHYDLIYFDAFGPRAQPEMWEAANFDKLFQYMEPGGVLVTYCAKGSVRRTLQEIGFMVEKLPGPPGKREMLRATKLPVNFVL; this is encoded by the coding sequence ATGAAACGCGAAATAATAATAACCGGTGATGGTTCACCCACCATTTTTGTTCCCGAACTGGATGAACATTATCATTCCATACATGGCGCTTTTAATGAATCAATGCATGTATTTATTCATGCGGGATTAGCTTATCGCCTGGAACAAAAAAAATCAATACATGTGTTGGAAATTGGTTTGGGAACCGGAAGTAATTTCTTACTGACGCTGGATTTTATTCAGTCACTTCCTGTTCAGGTAACCTACGATGCGCTTGAACCATTTCCCATCACCAATGAAATAATAACCACATTAGGTGGCAGTATAACAGCGTTTAAATGTTCGAAGGAAACCTTTGAACAAATACACAAGGCGGAAGCCGGTAAACCGGTAACCTTAAGCACCAAATTAAGTTTTACCAGATTACAGGAAACCCTGCAAAACGTTCAACTCAATAAACATTACGACCTTATCTATTTCGACGCTTTTGGACCACGTGCACAGCCGGAAATGTGGGAGGCAGCTAATTTTGACAAGCTCTTTCAATATATGGAACCCGGTGGCGTTTTAGTAACTTATTGTGCTAAAGGCTCAGTGCGAAGAACCTTACAGGAAATTGGCTTTATGGTCGAAAAATTGCCCGGCCCGCCCGGAAAACGTGAAATGTTACGCGCTACGAAACTTCCTGTTAATTTTGTGTTGTGA
- a CDS encoding peptidase M17 yields MTITLAVTEVSKASFITILVKNQNDLGHELLVPYQKILSQKIGDKDNGVTVFYESGRVITVVVLRENTTGDLGVMMEEARIKGGHICKRINYEKSSQVVILRSGDSVSKEEMLSFTEGVALANYQFIKYKSDKKFNALTNITVLDKEITANEIAELEIVVEANKIARDLGNEPVVSLNSVQLGEAVLEMSHNIGFKAEILNKTQIEALRMGGLLGVNAGSSVPPTFSILEYKPEGAKNLKPLVFIGKGVTYDTGGYSIKTGPGMPGMKMDMCGAAAVIGAFYAIVKNKLPIYCVGLIPSTDNRINSDALVPDDIITMHSGATVEVLNTDAEGRLILGDALSYAKKYQPELVIDLATLTGAAAAITGALGSAMMGTDTKYRSELINCGAITFERLWEIPYWKEYADMLKSDIADLKNIGGAIGGSATAGKFLEHFTDYPWLHLDIAGPAILKDDEPYKLKGASGVGVRLLYAFAKQFGGMHAN; encoded by the coding sequence ATGACAATAACATTAGCGGTGACAGAGGTAAGCAAGGCTTCATTTATCACAATTTTGGTGAAAAATCAAAATGACCTTGGGCACGAATTACTTGTTCCTTATCAAAAAATTCTATCTCAAAAAATTGGCGATAAAGACAATGGCGTAACGGTATTTTATGAATCCGGACGTGTTATTACTGTTGTTGTTTTGCGTGAAAATACAACCGGAGACTTAGGTGTTATGATGGAAGAAGCCCGCATTAAGGGTGGACATATCTGCAAACGTATTAACTACGAAAAAAGTAGTCAGGTTGTTATTTTACGTTCAGGTGATTCGGTAAGTAAAGAAGAGATGTTGTCGTTCACAGAAGGCGTTGCTTTAGCAAATTATCAGTTCATTAAATATAAGAGCGATAAAAAGTTTAACGCGCTTACCAATATTACGGTTTTAGATAAAGAAATTACTGCAAATGAAATTGCAGAATTAGAAATTGTAGTTGAAGCAAATAAAATAGCACGTGATTTAGGTAATGAACCGGTTGTATCGCTTAATTCTGTTCAATTAGGTGAGGCCGTATTGGAAATGAGTCACAATATTGGGTTTAAAGCCGAAATTTTAAACAAAACACAAATTGAAGCATTGCGCATGGGCGGATTACTTGGTGTAAATGCCGGTAGTTCTGTACCTCCTACTTTTTCAATTTTGGAATATAAACCTGAAGGTGCTAAAAATTTAAAACCGCTCGTTTTCATTGGAAAAGGTGTTACTTACGATACAGGTGGTTATAGTATTAAAACAGGACCGGGCATGCCGGGCATGAAAATGGATATGTGCGGAGCGGCTGCTGTTATCGGTGCTTTTTATGCTATCGTAAAAAATAAATTACCTATTTATTGTGTCGGATTAATTCCATCAACTGACAATCGGATTAATTCTGATGCACTGGTACCTGATGATATCATTACCATGCATAGTGGAGCAACTGTTGAAGTATTAAATACCGATGCTGAAGGTCGTTTAATTTTGGGTGATGCATTAAGTTATGCTAAAAAATATCAGCCCGAATTAGTAATTGATTTAGCCACATTAACAGGGGCTGCTGCAGCAATTACGGGCGCATTAGGCTCAGCAATGATGGGCACAGATACAAAATATCGCAGCGAATTAATTAATTGCGGTGCAATTACATTCGAACGGTTATGGGAAATTCCATATTGGAAAGAATATGCTGATATGCTGAAAAGTGATATTGCCGATTTAAAAAATATAGGTGGTGCCATTGGCGGAAGTGCAACAGCAGGTAAATTTCTTGAACATTTTACGGATTACCCGTGGTTACATCTCGACATAGCAGGGCCTGCCATCTTAAAAGATGATGAACCTTATAAATTAAAAGGAGCCAGTGGTGTTGGTGTACGATTATTGTATGCTTTTGCAAAACAATTCGGCGGTATGCATGCCAATTAA